From a single Nicotiana tomentosiformis chromosome 2, ASM39032v3, whole genome shotgun sequence genomic region:
- the LOC104093085 gene encoding BAG family molecular chaperone regulator 4-like, translating to MWNMRKLSFSSKRRNEVKDENKYTESEEENVCIIDWEVRPGGLLVQKRIGVSGEANFVAGPMIKIKVSYDSCYHDLTVPAESTFGDLKKILTDRTGLHPTVQRLLFQGKEKDSNECLHIAGVKDASKLILMEDPASKEMKKIQDNSVSCEAIAQVKVEVDKLSHRVVTLEEAVLKGMKVEDMEFVVLSELFMIQLLTLDSIESDGEARTQRKEEVHRIQSLIDMLDNFKARNSNLISNCAGTSLVTTKWETSAPNRLQQSTKITQEWELFD from the exons ATGTGGAATATGAGAAAATTATCATTTTCTTCAAAACGTAGGAATGAGGTAAAAGATGAGAATAAATACACTGAGAGTGAAGAGGAAAATGTTTGTATTATTGATTGGGAAGTTAGGCCTGGAGGTCTGTTGGTCCAGAAAAGAATTGGAGTTTCTGGTGAGGCCAATTTTGTTGCTGGTCCTATGATCAAGATCAAGGTTTCATATGATTCTTGTTACCATGATCTTACTGTTCCAGCGGAATCAACATTTG GGGACCTGAAGAAAATTCTTACTGACAGAACTGGGCTACATCCCACAGTTCAGAGACTATTGTTCCAAGGAAAAGAAAAGGATAGCAATGAATGCTTGCACATTGCTGGTGTAAAAGACGCGTCAAAATTGATCCTAATGGAAGATCCAGCAAGCAAAGAGATGAAGAAAATTCAAGATAACTCTGTCTCTTGTGAAGCCATTGCCCAAGTAAAAGTAGAGGTCGATAAGCTCTCACACAGG GTTGTTACCCTAGAGGAAGCTGTGCTGAAAGGTATGAAAGTCGAAGACATGGAATTTGTTGTCCTTTCAGAGTTGTTTATGATTCAGCTTCTTACATTGGATAGTATTGAATCAGATGGAGAAGCAAGAACTCAGAGGAAGGAGgag GTTCATCGCATTCAGAGTCTCATTGATATGCTCGACAATTTTAAGGCAAGAAACTCTAACCTTATTAGCAATTGTGCTGGTACTTCATTGGTGACTACCAAATGGGAAACGTCTGCACCAAATCGATTACAACAATCCACGAAAATCACTCAGGAGTGGGAACTGTTTGACTGA
- the LOC104099800 gene encoding plant intracellular Ras-group-related LRR protein 8-like → MEKEGTSDTDNRSTITVNVKFSGRSMPVEISDESTVEHLKSLLQALTNVLPRSQKLIFKGKVLVDEMTLKSSRVVNGAKIMLMRSQVLHQEDMPNVLEDPASKERNNIQNTSVSCEAVAGVRVEVDKLSHRVSVIEEAMQRGTKVEDREFVVLTESFMIQLLKLDSIEADGEARAERRKEVHRIQSIVDMIDNFKARNSKL, encoded by the exons ATGGAGAAAGAGGGCACAAGCGATACTGATAATCGGAGCACGATAACGGTGAACGTTAAGTTCAGCGGCCGATCGATGCCGGTGGAAATCTCCGACGAGTCCACCGTCGAACACCTCAAGTCTCTCCTTCAAGCTCTTACTAATGTCCTCCCTCGCAGTCAAAAACTTATTTTCAAAG GGAAAGTTTTGGTGGATGAAATGACATTGAAGTCGTCGAGGGTTGTAAATGGTGCTAAGATCATGCTTATGCGTTCCCAGGTTTTACATCAAGAG GACATGCCAAATGTATTGGAGGATCCAGCAAGCAAAGAGAGGAATAATATTCAAAATACCTCTGTCTCTTGTGAAGCCGTTGCAGGAGTAAGAGTAGAAGTCGATAAGCTCTCACACAGG GTTTCGGTCATAGAGGAAGCTATGCAAAGAGGTACTAAAGTTGAGGACAGAGAATTTGTGGTGCTTACCGAGTCGTTCATGATTCAGCTTCTTAAACTGGATAGTATTGAGGCAGATGGAGAAGCAAGAGCTGAGAGGAGGAAGGAG GTTCATCGCATTCAGAGTATTGTTGATATGATTGACAATTTTAAGGCAAGAAACTCTAAATTATAA